Proteins from one Dethiobacter alkaliphilus AHT 1 genomic window:
- the mnmA gene encoding tRNA 2-thiouridine(34) synthase MnmA codes for MKKNNRVLVAMSGGVDSSLCAALLKEQGYEAIGVTMRLWVSPDFEDEAKHSGRGCCSLSAVDDARRVADKMEMPFYVLNFKESFRTQVVDYFVDEYRRGRTPNPCIACNRYLKFDLLLKKAFELEAWYVATGHYARVEYDESLERFRLKKAADARKDQTYTLYNLTQKQLAHTLFPLGGFLKSEVREMAAKYGLAVADKPDSQEICFIPDDDYKRFLREETDVESKPGPILDLDGNRLGTHQGLVNYTVGQRKGLGIAVGRPIFVVELDVENNTLIVGDDRDVFFRALVADDLNFILIDELKEPRRVMAKIRYHAKEVPALLSPLPHGQAKLEFDEPERAVTPGQSVVFYEGDDVVGGGIIQQAIR; via the coding sequence TTGAAAAAAAATAATCGGGTTTTAGTGGCTATGAGTGGTGGTGTGGACAGTTCCCTGTGTGCTGCACTGCTAAAAGAGCAGGGTTATGAGGCCATTGGGGTCACCATGCGTCTGTGGGTGTCACCGGACTTTGAAGATGAAGCCAAGCATTCGGGCCGGGGCTGCTGCTCGCTTTCGGCGGTGGATGATGCGCGCCGGGTGGCGGATAAAATGGAAATGCCCTTTTATGTTCTTAACTTTAAAGAATCGTTTCGCACCCAGGTGGTGGACTATTTTGTTGATGAATACCGGCGGGGACGTACTCCTAATCCCTGTATTGCCTGTAACCGGTATCTGAAATTTGATTTACTGTTAAAAAAGGCCTTTGAGCTGGAAGCGTGGTATGTGGCCACCGGCCATTACGCCCGCGTTGAATATGATGAGAGCCTGGAACGGTTTCGCCTGAAAAAGGCGGCGGATGCCCGAAAAGACCAGACATACACCCTGTATAACCTGACGCAAAAGCAGCTGGCCCATACCTTGTTTCCCCTGGGCGGCTTTCTAAAAAGTGAAGTGCGGGAAATGGCAGCCAAGTATGGCCTGGCGGTGGCCGATAAGCCGGACAGCCAGGAAATCTGCTTTATTCCCGATGATGATTATAAACGTTTTTTACGGGAAGAAACCGATGTGGAGTCAAAGCCCGGACCCATTCTGGATTTGGACGGGAACCGGTTGGGCACCCATCAGGGTTTGGTTAACTATACCGTGGGCCAGCGCAAGGGCCTGGGGATAGCGGTGGGCCGCCCTATCTTTGTGGTGGAGTTGGATGTGGAAAATAATACGCTGATTGTGGGGGATGACCGGGATGTCTTCTTCCGGGCGCTGGTGGCTGATGACCTTAACTTTATCCTCATTGATGAATTAAAGGAGCCGCGGCGGGTCATGGCCAAAATCCGCTATCATGCCAAAGAAGTGCCGGCACTGCTGTCGCCACTGCCCCACGGGCAGGCCAAGCTGGAATTTGATGAGCCGGAACGGGCGGTAACGCCGGGGCAGTCCGTTGTTTTTTATGAAGGTGATGATGTGGTGGGCGGCGGTATTATTCAGCAGGCCATCCGCTAA
- a CDS encoding IMPACT family protein, translating into MSDSFTTVARNVRVKIAVGACRFIASVAKTETEAEAKAFIEKVSGEFADATHNVYAYRIGVGDGAVSRQSDDGEPAGSSGSPMLQALEKAGLTNVTVVGTRYFGGVKLGIGGLVRAYRACAEAGLAEAGEKTEVFKEVIKILVSYDLLGNVIREIGAVDGEVDGVDYQENGVCVTCLLPLTKVETLKAQLVESTRGNVTVEIGHNNR; encoded by the coding sequence ATGAGTGATAGCTTCACTACTGTGGCCAGGAATGTGCGGGTAAAGATTGCCGTGGGCGCCTGCCGCTTTATTGCCAGTGTGGCCAAGACGGAGACCGAAGCCGAAGCCAAAGCTTTTATTGAAAAGGTCAGCGGTGAGTTTGCCGATGCTACCCATAATGTTTATGCTTACCGGATAGGTGTGGGTGATGGAGCGGTTTCTCGGCAAAGTGATGACGGTGAGCCGGCGGGCAGTTCCGGATCACCCATGCTGCAGGCACTGGAGAAAGCCGGGCTAACTAATGTGACGGTGGTGGGCACACGGTATTTTGGTGGTGTGAAGCTGGGTATCGGCGGGCTTGTCCGGGCCTACCGCGCCTGTGCGGAAGCAGGGCTTGCCGAGGCCGGAGAAAAAACGGAAGTATTTAAGGAAGTTATTAAAATTCTGGTTTCCTATGATTTGCTGGGCAATGTAATTCGCGAAATCGGCGCAGTTGATGGTGAAGTAGACGGCGTTGATTATCAGGAAAACGGAGTTTGTGTAACCTGCCTGCTGCCGCTTACAAAGGTGGAAACTTTAAAGGCGCAGCTTGTGGAGTCAACACGGGGCAATGTTACGGTGGAAATTGGTCATAATAACAGGTAG